Proteins encoded by one window of Salvia splendens isolate huo1 chromosome 7, SspV2, whole genome shotgun sequence:
- the LOC121741802 gene encoding uncharacterized protein LOC121741802, whose protein sequence is MREHKKQNAYVRQIIEDIIWTQTVARICILHMIFSKVSKKRRRAEFALAYDILNRVPMQIQRLNRLVGVTDTDCLVNCRMDRNTFGRLCSLFTELGMLRVRRFVGIEEQVAIFLGVIAHHKKNRVVRFDHWRSGNTVSFYVHEVLAAVLKLHSLFLVKPEPIREDCVDWRWKCFQGCLGALDGTYIDVLVPNEDKPRFRNRKGQITTNTLAACDRHMRFTYILPGWEGSAGDARVLRDAVTRPHGLRVPIGNYYLCDNGYANSEGFLTPYKGVRYHLQDWGPDAQIPQNAVELFNMRHTKARNVIERAFAVLKMRWGILRSASFYPLKVQINLIIACFLLHNYVRSEMPIDPLDDLLDCMPESQGAEAEGDHRDIEYVDYVEATSS, encoded by the exons ATGAGGGAACATAAGAAGCAAAATGCTTATGTGAGGCAAATAATTGAGGACATAATTTGGACTCAAACCGTGGCGCGAATTTGTATACTGCACATGATTTTTAGCAAAGTTTCGAAGAAAAGGAGGCGAGCTGAATTTGCGTTGGCTTACGACATTCTGAATCGAGTACCGATGCAGATTCAACGTTTAAACAGACTCGTTGGGGTAACTGACACAGATTGTTTAGTTAATTGTAGGATGGACCGGAATACGTTTGGAAGGTTGTGTTCATTGTTTACAGAGTTGGGAATGTTACGCGTCCGGCGGTTCGTAGGGATAGAAGAGCAAGTCGCCATTTTTCTAGGTGTCATAGCACATCACAAGAAAAACCGTGTTGTTCGATTTGATCATTGGCGATCAGGGAACACAGTTTCATTCTACGTTCATGAGGTCCTTGCAGCAGTATTAAAGTTGCATTCCTTGTTCTTGGTCAAACCCGAGCCTATTCGCGAAGATTGTGTAGATTGGCGATGGAAATGTTTTCAg GGGTGTCTTGGTGCTCTTGATGGCACCTACATTGACGTTTTAGTACCAAACGAGGACAAACCACGGTTTAGGAATAGGAAGGGTCAGATAACAACCAACACTTTGGCCGCTTGCGACAGGCACATGCGTTTCACATACATATTACCCGGCTGGGAGGGATCAGCTGGCGATGCTCGAGTGCTTCGCGATGCCGTAACTCGTCCTCATGGGTTGCGAGTCCCAATAG GTAATTATTATTTGTGTGATAATGGATATGCGAACAGTGAAGGTTTTCTAACCCCTTACAAGGGGGTGAGGTATCACCTCCAAGATTGGGGTCCTGATGCGCAAATTCCACAAAATGCTGTAGAGCTCTTCAACATGCGTCATACCAAAGCTAGGAATGTAATTGAGAGAGCATTCGCGGTACTGAAGATGCGGTGGGGTATTTTGCGCAGTGCCTCCTTCTATCCCCTCAAAgttcaaataaatttaattatagcaTGCTTCCTTCTCCATAACTACGTTCGGTCTGAGATGCCAATTGATCCACTCGATGACCTTTTGGACTGCATGCCTGAGAGCCAAGGGGCTGAGGCCGAGGGAGATCATAGGGACATTGAATACGTTGACTACGTTGAGGCAACGTCATCTTGA
- the LOC121741804 gene encoding uncharacterized protein LOC121741804 has protein sequence MGTKIPQQGFFFYKSSWTAEVDSLLLSLIIKTKEMNKWSGSVIPIPILEEVAEVLTKEVGVPFTWPQLYERFQNLEERHILFDKVVKTNGVYWNANTNVVMAPEQVWKPILKENKLAAAYYYCGDPEFPRLRLLFGPQDIKQESAPLIFNISDTTVPVEDLNLMFKPLDGVGMAPTVELSVSVSSPPMPKVPKMKRNLFGDGFTNVGSQSNNEDMDPRIGKKYPQSRRNFLQAI, from the exons ATGGGAACAAAAATCCCTCAACAAGgctttttcttttacaaatcaaGCTGGACAGCTGAGGTAGATTCACTGCTGCTATCCTTGATAATCAAAACCAAAGAAATGAACAAGTGGAGCGGTTCCGTGATCCCCATACCCATCCTCGAAGAAGTGGCGGAGGTGCTCACCAAAGAAGTGGGGGTGCCATTCACATGGCCACAATTGTACGAGAGATTTCAGAACCTTGAAGAGAGACACATACTTTTCGACAAGGTAGTCAAAACCAACGGTGTGTATTGGAATGCTAACACCAACGTGGTCATGGCACCGGAGCAAGTATGGAAACCCATTTTGAAG GAAAATAAATTGGCTGCAGCTTATTACTATTGTGGGGACCCCGAATTTCCAAGATTGAGGTTGCTGTTCGGACCGCAAGATATTAAGCAGGAGAGTGCACCACTGATATTCAATATTTCTGACACTACCGTGCCCGTAGAGGATCTCAATCTGATGTTTAAGCCATTAGATGGAGTTGGAATGGCGCCGACCGTGGAGCTAAGCGTGTCCGTCTCTTCTCCTCCCATGCCCAAAGTGCCAAAGATGAAACGCAATTTGTTTGGAGACGGGTTCACGAATGTGGGTAGTCAGTCCAATAACGAGGATATGGACCCGCGTATCGGGAAGAAATACCCCCAAAGCCGAAGAAATTTCCTCCAAGCAATTTAG
- the LOC121741803 gene encoding uncharacterized protein LOC121741803: protein MSDYMRSRFTSPDVPSSQVNSRLGRSRRGNGDRTRRTWSYREEEILVVALKDLVVTGWKADNGFRTGYLGRLEEALKKHYPNTDIKATPHINSKLTSWKRCYNSLRGILSRSGVGFNLHDDYKIDCDDDQWSQIVKQDPHARYMRDKSWPFWDHWQVIFGKDRAAGGSATGLMDAVNGLYTQDTGSGSSDGGEVGNSVGSTDVPTSHPLSQTSTPPDAPVESSGNTNREKAARPAGGKKRKADHSIDGLIELLGKINDATNVRLDSLSLRIGYEFDLSKARKEVFAELGRLPGLTREQKFDAGEIILEKVERLDFFLGMPDDDRIAFVLRVLAKYGSG, encoded by the exons ATGTCTGACTACATGCGTTCAAGGTTCACTTCCCCTGATGTGCCGAGTTCGCAAG TGAATTCCCGCCTTGGACGGTCAAGGAGAGGCAACGGTGACCGAACCCGCCGAACCTGGTCATACCGTGAGGAGGAGATTCTTGTGGTTGCGCTGAAGGACCTTGTTGTCACCGGATGGAAAGCCGATAATGGATTTCGGACAGGCTACCTTGGCAGACTCGAGGAAGCCCTGAAGAAGCATTACCCCAACACTGACATCAAAGCAACTCCTCATATTAACTCGAAGCTCACTTCCTGGAAAAGATGCTACAATTCTTTGCGTGGCATCTTAAGTCGTAGCGGTGTGGGGTTCAACCTCCACGACGACTACAAGATAGATTGCGACGACGATCAGTGGTCGCAAATTGTCAAG CAAGACCCTCATGCTCGCTACATGAGGGATAAGAGCTGGCCATTCTGGGACCATTGGCAGGTCATCTTTGGTAAGGATAGGGCTGCTGGGGGATCAGCTACTGGTTTGATGGATGCGGTCAATGGGCTTTACACTCAGGACACCGGCTCAGGCTCAAGCGATGGAGGTGAGGTTGGCAACTCTGTTGGCTCTACTGATGTGCCCACTTCTCATCCACTGAGTCAGACCAGCACTCCTCCCGATGCTCCGGTTGAAAGCTCAGGCAACACTAACCGTGAGAAAGCTGCTCGGCCTGCGGGTGGGAAAAAGAGAAAGGCTGACCATTCTATAGATGGTCTCATTGAACTGCTGGGGAAAATCAATGACGCCACCAACGTGAGGTTGGATTCTTTATCCCTCCGCATTGGTTATGAGTTCGATCTGAGCAAAGCACGGAAGGAAGTATTTGCTGAACTAGGTCGCTTGCCTGGACTGACAAGGGAGCAAAAGTTTGATGCAGGGGAGATTATTCTGGAGAAGGTGGAAAGGTTGGATTTCTTTCTTGGGATGCCGGATGATGACCGTATCGCGTTCGTGCTTCGTGTGCTTGCGAAATATGGTTCGGGATAG